The Cuculus canorus isolate bCucCan1 chromosome 10, bCucCan1.pri, whole genome shotgun sequence region ACATGGCAACACTGCTGGAATTACAACCAGAAATAAAGCCTGCATAGAACAAAAAGAACACTAGCGCCAACAATTCATCTTCTTCAGCCTGATCTACAGAACTTCAGCTAGAGGTGAGACCATTCCCAGCAGATACAGAGCAGCTCACTCATCCTGGACAGAGACCAGCAGAAACTCGTCTCCTTCACGGGAATGCACAGACAAAGTCATAAAGCAATGGATATTCATAGCTATGTTGCGGCAGGACGCATAACAGAAGCCATAGAGATCCCAGCAGTGGGACACCCCTCCAAAATGATGTCCTAGTAGGAGCACTCTCAGCTaagccagaaaacaaagattcaCCCACCAAAGCCTTCAGGAGGAGTAGCTGGATGGGGTGAGCTGTGCACATTTCCACCTTCCTCTGAGGCTACCAGAACAAGCTCCTTGGCAAGGTGCTGTGACCATTGTTCTCGGGTTGAAAACCAGATTTTGCCCCCTAATAACACTGCAACGAAGCCTGTCTAACTAAATAAATGATGATGTTTACAGCTGGAAGATGGTCTCCATTACACAATGCGACCGTCCCAGCCAAGCTTCCAGGGAGAAGCTGTCCTTTGAGGGGGTTGCTGcttgaaaaaatgaagaagaaaacagaactagCTGAAGCCAACACAGTAATTTAACAGCACAGGAAACCTAATCTTCTTCTGCTGAGAAAACAATGGATCTGCAAATTTGTCCAATTCACACTCACCGTTCAGTATATCATACATCTGGGTTTTTAGCCACTGTCTGGACAGAGCTGGCGAAGCAGTGGAGAGAAAGGAAACCCACATCtgacaggagaaaggaaaagctgaaacaggCCAAGAAATTATGACCAGAGAAATGCACCTGAAAGGAGGGGGCTGAGAGAAAGTACTTCAAAAATATGGGAACACCAGCAGAGAGAAGTGAAGggggaaacaaaaattaagagtGAGAGAAAACAAGATCAGCAACTGTGTCACTGTTTGCCCTGCTGACACATGAGACGCAGGGCCTGGGGTTGAGTCCTCACCTCCGGCTGCATCAATCAGCTCCTTCATCACACTTTTCCTTTGCACTCTGGATACAGGACATAAAACAGGGAGAGGCCCaagcccagctccagcagcttctTCAGACCCTGGGAAGGGCATTCTGCCCTTGGGGTGCTCTGCTTTTCACCCACAGGGATGGTCTTTCACCACCCATAGATGGTTCAGGGCTTATCCCTAGAATAGACTTCACCAGGACACAGGACGCCCACACTTTCCTGTCTGGCCGGGAGTGTCAGGCTTGCACAGCTCCTGATGACAGTCTCCGTTTTACTGTAGAGAAGTCAGAAATGTCAACAAGGCTGTGCTCAGGGCTCAGTCACAGCTCCAGATCACAGTCTGAGCCTGGGACATCTACCAGCATGTGCGGTCACACCAGGCCGAGAGCCTGCATCTCACATCCAGATGCCCTAACTGAGAGAAGTACAAAAACCTTCCTAAACAGAGGGCATTTTGAGCAAACTGTCAAGCAAAACCCAGGAACAATCATCAGTCCAGGAGCAGGAGCCTCTCCCAGACAGATCCAAAGTGAATTCTGTTACCCACCGCTGTTTGCTGAGGGCTGGAGGTGGGAAAAACCACTGTCAGAGAGTGATGTTTGGCTGAGAAATCTCCCTGCCTCTCAGTAATGCTCTTCACAGCAGGGCGGCACTTAATCGGCTTTTATCTGCCTAAAGACTTGATCCCCATCGGTTTGCGGCAGGAAGAACCagctaatttattttcactgtgcaCCAAAAGTCCAGCCCAACCGACCTCGCAATGCTCGCGATTCACCTATCCAAAAGGTACATGCTCTTTTTCTTGCCTCCTTCTCTACTATCCATCAGGTATTAGATGTGGTGGCCGACTTGTAGCTGGTCATGTTCTTTCttgttatatttatatttaccTGTGCAGCAAAGCCTGGGCTGAGTCTGAATATCTCTGATTCATGCCCAAGCATGTGTAAGTGTGGACCTGAAGAGATTATCCACTGTAACAGAGCCGGACTGAGAGCCCTTCCCGGAGAAATAGCAGCATCAACTGTCTCTCTAAACCTCTCCAATAATTATTTGCGGATTCTGACCACCAACACCTTCAGAAACCTGACGTTCCTCCACACCCTCTGGCTAGACGGAAACAACCTGACTTTCCTTTCCCCGGGGACCTTCCACGCTCTCAGCAAGCTGCGAGAGCTGCACCTCAGCAGGAACTCACGCCTCACCTACCTGCATGCAAACACTTTCAGAGGATTATTAAACCTCATCAGCTTGGATTTGTCCCACTGTAATATCTTCGAAATCCACCCACTTCTATTTTCTCACCTGCCTTCTTTAGAAAGGCTCGATTTAGGCTCCAATAACATGCGATATGTCCCACAGGCCTTTAGGAACCTCTCCAGCCTCACGAGGCTGTCGCTGGAGGACAACCACATAGAAGCCATTGGTAGAGATTCCCTGAAGGATCTGGAAACACTGTACGATCTGAATCTCAGGAAGAATCGGATATGGATCATTCAAAATGGCGCTTTTACAAAGCTTCCCAGACTGAGCATGTTGAATTTAGGACACAACTTCATCGCTGATTTGCCTAATCAGCTTTTCGACGGGTTGATCCAGCTCAAGACCATGCACCTTGAAGCCAATAGAATCACTGCTGTCAGCTGCAGTTTCCGACATCTGCTGAATTTGAGAAACTTGTACTTGAACAACAACCAGATCTCCTCCATCTCAGACTCTGCTTTTTCATACTTAAATAAGCTGCACTTCCTTCACCTGAGCAAGAACAACCTCAGCTCCCTCCCCATGCACTTGTTCGCTGAACTGCCAAAACTGAAGTACGTGTTTTTATCCCACAACCCCTGGAAGTGTGACTGCAAGATGCTGTGGTTTTTGCGGTGGACCGCAGTGCGCAGAGGAGTGATCGAAGGGCTGCACTGTGCCTTCCCAGGCCCTCACAACACAACAGCACTCAATATTCCCCGTTCAGGGGACCTGACAGACTGTGCGGTGCCACCTGAGCTGACAAGCGAAGACAAGTGCGTGGTGGCTGGTGTCAGCGTGGCTCCCGCaccccctgctctccccagcagGGTCATCCTGCTGACACTTGTCTGCCACACGTGGTATTTTGCAATGGGATGGGATGCTTTCATGGTGACATTTTGgcaatgtttaaattaaaaagtggAGGCCACATATATTTTCTCACTACTTGTTTGTGAACAGTGTTTTCCATTACAGGTGGGTTTTATATGGAAATAGAGCAATATTATTACATAGGAACAACTGCTTTCATTCGTGGGGGATGCTCAAATCTGAAATGCTAATATCAAAATTCAATGCAAATATTCATGTGCAGATGAGAAACTCACAACAGCAAGTTTGGGGCTGGGGCTTGTGCTGGGTGACATGCAGCCAGGAAGCATGGTCCCACCACAGCCTCTGCCCTCCCTCTTTCCTGACTGACCACAGCCATATGTGAACTCCTGGGGAAGGGTTGCCTTCCTGAACTCAACCCGCACTGGGAATATTTGAGCACTGCTGAAGTAGGAATAAATTGCATGTGTTCCAGCACATCTATGGTCCTGAGAAAAGGCTCAGTCCATCACCACCTCTGTGAACGTGCAGAAGCTTCCCACAGTTGGCACATAAGGTACTTTGCTGTTAGAATATAAGACAGTGTTGGAGGAGCGGGCAAAAATGCCACTGAATAAAACTTTTTATCGTTCAGCCACTCCTTGCAGTATTGAGCCTCAGCTAATACAGCTCTGCATTTACCCCTGCAAAGAGCTCACTCGTCTCAGGGACGGTCTGTACAAGTTGTGTCTCCCTGTATTTTGTCTACAGGATCTGGCATGGTATCACACCAGTGCCATACCCCAGTCTGCctccctccagctgctgggagaCACTGATGGGTCATCATGGTGCCTACATCACAGCAATATtcacctttctttcctccatcaCACAGATTAGCCTTCTCCATACTCCCAAAAGGAATTTTCCGTTTCAATGGGTATGTTAAAATCAGCCCCAAGCATCCTGGCGGCCCAGGTtatgattggctttctgggctggtATTGCATGTTGGTGGTGTATATCCAGCTATACATCCAGCAGTACTCCAAGTACTTCTCAACACAGCtactctcaatcccttcatcccccagtcAGTATTGTCTCAACCCAGCCACAAGacaccttgcacttggcctcattGGTTCACACGGGTCCACTTCTtgagcttgtccaggtccctctggatggcatgCCACCCCTCAGGCTTGTCaactgcactgctcagcttggCATCATCCATAAACTTCCTAATGGTGCACTCAATCCTACCATCTGTGTCActgacaaagatattaaacagtactggtcccagtatggacccttGAGCGACAtcacttgtcactgatctccatctggacattgagctgtttACTACTACcctctggatgcaaccatccagccccacagcctccaGAACCAGCAGCACCATACACCGCTACTCAACCAAGGTGTCTGGTGGTCAGAGTAATGGCCATGGCAAATCCCATCCTTCAAGCACCAGGCACAGTCAGCGCTGGCTATTTGCATTTGGTAGATCTGGATCTCCTGCAGCCATTAAATTGCACCACGGGTAGGGTAAATTTACCCATGGAGACCTGTCCTGTCCTGCAGAATTAGCATGGTCTTCTCTTGGCTTTGGCTGCCAGTGCACAAAAGATATAATTTGCACAGACAGTATTTGTGCCTTACAGTGTCTCTTTATTTTCCACCTATGGGAGATTTCAGGAATTTAGCAATTCCTGAAGCCACACTGAGCAGAGCCCCTGATGACCACAGCTGCCTCCCTTTTTCTGACCTTGTCATCAGCCACACAGGCAGGCGGCAGCACAGCCTGGTCTAACGAACATTGCTCTTTACAGCTCTTTGGCTTTTTCTCTGAGGTGCTTTCAGTGATTATTTCTCACTTGACTTCTAAAAGCAAGTACACCTAGATAACACTGCACAGAGATGACCAAATATTCCAGCAGTTATCACTGTATATAAACACTTACCACAAGACATGCCCAATGTTTACTGAGAGCTCACAGAAGGAAGCAACAGAATGTGTGGCAGACACACCACGTTTGTCCCTGTCCTTAGAG contains the following coding sequences:
- the LOC104063726 gene encoding nyctalopin-like, producing the protein MLFTAGRHLIGFYLPKDLIPIGLRQEEPANLFSLCTKSPAQPTSQCSRFTYPKAKPGLSLNISDSCPSMCKCGPEEIIHCNRAGLRALPGEIAASTVSLNLSNNYLRILTTNTFRNLTFLHTLWLDGNNLTFLSPGTFHALSKLRELHLSRNSRLTYLHANTFRGLLNLISLDLSHCNIFEIHPLLFSHLPSLERLDLGSNNMRYVPQAFRNLSSLTRLSLEDNHIEAIGRDSLKDLETLYDLNLRKNRIWIIQNGAFTKLPRLSMLNLGHNFIADLPNQLFDGLIQLKTMHLEANRITAVSCSFRHLLNLRNLYLNNNQISSISDSAFSYLNKLHFLHLSKNNLSSLPMHLFAELPKLKYVFLSHNPWKCDCKMLWFLRWTAVRRGVIEGLHCAFPGPHNTTALNIPRSGDLTDCAVPPELTSEDKCVVAGVSVAPAPPALPSRVILLTLVCHTWYFAMGWDAFMVTFWQCLN